In Thalassotalea fonticola, a single genomic region encodes these proteins:
- a CDS encoding DUF6979 family protein, with product MTKYSRATRTFAKIAVHAAENLNLQPALSPRESWDISSRHFYPKNVASMVKGSPRATFLSLCELGLIKGVAPGSYTRSVTNKNYAIRAIELLKLDPKLTESQLWSKISFARANNQMDVVKALFSKGYISE from the coding sequence ATGACGAAATACAGCAGAGCAACCAGAACATTTGCAAAAATAGCAGTTCATGCAGCAGAAAATTTAAATCTACAACCGGCTTTGTCTCCTCGTGAATCATGGGACATTTCTTCACGCCATTTTTATCCTAAAAATGTCGCATCAATGGTAAAAGGCAGTCCAAGAGCGACATTTTTAAGCTTATGTGAGTTAGGGCTAATTAAAGGTGTAGCGCCTGGCTCTTATACTCGTTCTGTCACAAATAAAAATTATGCAATTCGAGCAATAGAATTACTCAAGCTTGATCCAAAATTAACCGAAAGTCAGCTTTGGTCGAAAATATCATTCGCTCGAGCAAATAATCAAATGGACGTAGTTAAAGCACTTTTCAGCAAAGGCTACATAAGTGAATAA